In Mycolicibacterium nivoides, the DNA window CCAGTCCAGATCGCCGAATCCGGTCGACCCGACGACGAGGGTGCCGTCGGCCGGACGCGCCCAGCGCAAGGCGAAGTAGTCCTCGAGGTGCTCGGTCGGCAGGTCGGCAGCGGTGATCTCCTCGACGTCGTCGTCCGGCAGATAGCTGTGGGCGTGCGCGTGCACCGCGATCAGCTGTCCCTCGCCGAGCACGAGCGCGTTGAGGCTCGCCTCCGGATACAACGGTCGCAGTTGCGCGACCGCCCGGCGGACCGCCTCCGCCAGATCCGGCGCTGCGCGACGGTGCTGCCGGATGATGCCGAAATAGCGTTCGCTGTCCGTGGTGCCGCGCAGCGACGCCGCGACATCCGGATCCAACAGCTCGTCGAGCGGCCCGGCGGGCTTGATGGAACCGTTGTGCGCCATGGCAATTCCGTCGGCCACGAACGGGTGCGAGTTCCGCGGCTCGACCGCTAGACCATTGGTTGCCCAGCGCAGGTGCACCACGCTGGCCACCGCAGCCGGCCCTGCCACCGCCGCGGCGAATGCCGGGTCATCGAGCGCGCTGCCCGGTGACACCGCGACGCCCGGGGCCTGTCCGGCCTGCTCGGTCCGTGCGACACCCCAGCCGTCGCCGTGCACCTTGGTCAGGGCCACGAAGTCTTTCAGGACATGCGCCCCGACCGCATCGAAGACAGATATCGGCTGCGCTGACACCACGCCGAGCAGTCGGCACATGGGCTCCACCCCTTCGTCCCCGGACCTCAGCCGGACCCTCGCTCCCAAAATCTAACAAATCAATCGTGGATCGACGATATTAAAGATTCTGAAACATTTATGACATAGCGTACGCGGAGAGTGAGCACCTCAGGAGGACTTATGCCGGCATCCATCACGTCACGCACCGAGGAACTGCGCGCCCGGGGTGTCGAGATCGTGGCTGGATCACTGACCGATCTCGCCGGCGTGACCCGCGCCAAATATGTTCCACTGCAGCGTCTTTCCACGTTCGAGAAGTCCGGGATGGGCGTGTCGCCGTCGTGGAGCGTGTTCTGCGTGGACAGCGGCATCGCCTTCACCCCCGACATCGGCGTGGTGGGCGACCTGCGGATCCGCATCGACCCGGCCGACATGCGCGTCATCGACAACGGCGTGGCCTGGGCCCCCGCGGGCCTGTATGACCAGCACGGCAACCCGGCCCCGCTGTGTACCCGGTCGCTGCTGGCCGGCATCGAACGCGGTGCGACAGACCGCGGCTTGAACGTGTTGGCAGGAGCGGAGCTCGAGTTCACCCTGCTCTCGGCCGACGGTGACCACGCCAGCGCCGGACCCTGGTCGCCGTACGGCATGCGGACATCACTCGACCGCTCCGGTTTCCTGGTCGATCTCGCGGTCGCCGCCGAACAGGCCGGGCTCGAAATCGAACAACTGCACACCGAATACGGTCACGACCAGGTTGAGGTGTCGCTGGCTCCGGCCAGGCCGGTAGCCGTGGCCGACAGTGTCGTCCTGGCGCGGATCGTGATCGGCCGGGTGGCCGCCCGCCACGGGCTGAAGGTTTCCTTCTCACCGGTTCCGTTCGAGGGCGAGGCCGGCAACGGTGCACACCTGCACCTGTCACTGGGCGATGCCGACGGCCCGCTGCTGTCCGGCGGCGAGGGTCCGCACGGCCTGCGCGAGGCCGGGGAGTCCGCGATCGCGGGAATCCTGGACGGCCTACCGGACCTGCTCGGGATATACGCCGGATCGACGCTTTCGGCAGCCCGTCTCAAGCCAGGGAACTGGGCCGGTGCCACCAAGTGCTGGGGCCTGGAGAATCGCGAGGCCGCGGTGCGGTTCGTCGCGGCGACACCGGGAAATCCGCACGGCGCCAACGTCGAACTGAAGATCATCGACCCCAGCGCCAACCCGTACCTGGCCGCCGCGGCGCTACTCGGTAGCGCGTTGCGTGGCATCGACAAGACCCTGCCGTTGCCGGTCGAGGTGACCGACGATCCCGCCGCCAGTGCGTCTCAACCGCTGCCGACGGATCACCGCGAGGTGATCGAGACGCTGGAATCCTCGTCGCTGGCAGCGGATCTGCTGACCCCGGCCGTCGTCGAAGGCCTCTCGGCCGTGCGGCGCCACGAGCTCACCACCTACGGCGACCGCCCGCTCGCCGAGACCTGCCAGGCGCTGCGCCTGGCCTGGAGTTGCTGACCCGTTCATCCCCGAAGGGAGCATCGATGACAACCAGTGCCACTGCCGACTCCGATCAACTACCCCACCGCCGCCTACCGTTCTGGGTGGCGCTGGCGCTGTCGGTCGCGACGGTCGGCCCCACCCTGGCGATGTCCGGGAACGGTCAGGGTCTGATCGGCACTGTGGGCAAGGCCATCCCCCTGGTGTTCCTGATCGGCCTGGTCGGCGTCGCGCTGGTCGGCTACAGCTTCGTCCGGCTCACCCGCCACCTCAACCATGCCGGCTCGGCCTACGCGCTGGTCGGCGGCACCGTCGGTCCACGCGCCGGGTTCTTCTCCGGCTTCGCGATGCTCGGCGCCTACGTCGGGTTCTCGATCGGAACCCTCGCCCTGACAGCGGCTTTCACCAACGCGTTCATCGCGCAGCTGCAACCGGGCAACGACAACCCGTACCAGGTGCCGTGGCTGGTCATCGTGGTGATCGGCGCGGTCATCTCGTTCGCACTGGCCGGCCGTGACATCAGGGTGCTGGCCAAGATCCTGCTGGGCATCGAAGGCATCGGCATCGTCGCGATGATCGTGCTGGTCATCGCGATCTTCGCGCAGGGCGGTGCTCCGACCACCGGATTCGACTTCAGCGTCTTCTCCTTCTCCGGCAGTGGTGTATCGCCGTCGGCGGTTCTCAGCGGTGTGGTCGCCGCCTTCCTGTCCTGGGCCGGATTCGAGGCCTGCGCCTCGATGGGCGAGGAGACCGACAACCCCGGCCGCAACATTCCGCGGGCACTGGGCGGGACCCTGATCCTCACCGGCGTGCTGTTCGTCGTCGTCATGTTCGCCCAGGTGATCGGCTTCGGCACCGACGAGGCCGGCCTGGCCGCGTTCCAGGGCTCGGGAAATACGCTGGGAGACTTGGGAAGCAGCTACATCGGCCAGTGGTTCTCGCTGCTCATCATCTTCACCGCGACCGTCGCCGCGTTCGGCTGCCACATGGCGACCGCAGCGACGTCGGGCCGGATGCTGTTCGCCTTCGGCCGTGACGGCTTCGGCCCGAAGTCGTTGGCACACATCCACGAAGCGACCGGCGGTCCGCGGCGGGCCACCTGGCTCGTGGTCGGACTGGCCCTGGTGGTGGACGTGATCTGCGGCCTGCTCGACTGGCCGGACATGGGTACCGGGAACGATGCGATCGATACCTACTTCCTGTTCGCGGTGGCCGGTTCGGTCTGCCTGATGGTGTGCTACCTGTTGGTCGAGATCGCCGCGGCGTGGTTCGTCGGCGCACCCAGGTTCGTCGGGGTGCACGGCGGCCAGGACAAGGTGCTCGGACTCGCGTTGCCGTTGCTGGGCGCCGTGGTGATCGCCGTGGTCTTGTGGTTCAACGTCAAGGACGCCGAAACCTGGACCGCCGCACCATTGTTGGGCCTGTACTGGTGTGTTGTCGGGCTGGTGATCGCGCTGGCCGCCTCGGGTATCGCCAAACGGGTGGGTGAATCACTGACCGCCGAGCTGGCGCTGACGCCTCCGGTGGAGGTCGGGTGAGCACGCTCTACGCCCGCGACGAAGCAGCCATCGCCGGGATCGAGAAGCTGCGCTTCTTCCCGCTGGAGGTGGTCTCCGGGCACGGCTGCACATTGGTCACGCCCGACGGCCGGGACCTGCTCGACCTGTCGGCCACGTGGACGGCATCCGGTCTCGGGCACGGACATCCCGCGGTCGCCGAAGCGGTCAGCCGGGCCGTGCGCAGCGCACCCGGTGCCGGCGGCCTGTCGGCGGTGCACCCCGACTCGGTGGGGTTGGCCGAGGATCTGCTGGGCCTCGTCCCCGGATCCGGTGAGCGGCGCGTCTACCTCGGCCATGCCGGCTCCGACGCCAACGACGTCGCATTGCGCGCCTGCCGCCATGCGACAGGGCGGCGGACCGTGCTGGCGTTCGAGCACAGCTACCACGGTGGCGTCGGTATCGCGATGGGGGTCTCGGGCGTCCACGTCGACGCCGGCGTCACACCGGACCCCGACGTGGCCTTTCTGCCCTACCCCAACCCTTTCCGCCCCTCAGCCGGTGATGTCGCCGCCGACGTCGCGGCCTGTCTGAAGCTGGCCGATCATCACCTGGCGACGGGTGCGATCGCGTGTCTGATCGTCGAACCGATCCTGTCCGACGGCGGCCTCGTGGTCCCGCCCGACGGCTTCCTGGCCGAGCTGCATGCCCTGTGCCGGCGCCGCGCCGTGCCGATGATCTGCGACGAGGTCAAGATGGGCCTGGGCCGGCCGGGCACGCTGCACGCGTTCGAGCATGACGGGGTGGTGCCCGACATCGTCACGTTCGGCAAGGTCCTGGGCGGAGGCCTGCCGCTGTCGGCGGCGGTCGGGCCGGCCGAACTGCTCGACGAACCGGCCGCCTCGGCACTGCTGACCACCGCGGGCAATCCGGTCTGTACCGCGGCCGGCCGGGCAGTGCTGGCGACCATCACGGGTGAGCAGCTACCCGAGCGGGCCGCCAAAGTCGGTGCGGTTCTCCAGGATGCGTTGCGCGCACTGGACTCCGAGCTGATCGGTGACGTGCGGGGCCGCGGACTGGCCATCGGGCTGGAACTGGTCGACCCGGCGACCGGCGAACCCGACCCCCGACTCGCGGCGCAGGTGAGTTACCGGGCCTGGGAACTCGGTGCGGTGGTGTACTACGTCGGCGGCAACGTTCTGGAGATCACCCCGCCACTCGTACTGTCCGAAGACGAGGCGCACCGTGCCGCCGAGATCCTCGGCGCGGCGATCGCCGACACCGCCGCGGGGAGGGTCGATGCCGAGGAGGTTGCACGCTATGCCGGATGGTGACATCGCCGGCCCGATGATCGACGTGTTCGACGGGGTCCACGGTGCGGTGCCCGACGCACTCGCCGAGCACCTGCGCCGCATCCGGTTGATCGACCACCATGTGCACGGAACGTTCCACAAGCCCGTCGACCGGGCGGGCTTCGAGGCGTCGATCAACGAAGGGTCCACCGACCCGATACCCGATTTCATGACGCAGTTCGACTCACCACTCGGCCTGTCGATCCGGCGTTGGTGCGCACCGGTTCTCGGGTTGCCCGCCCATGCCGACGCCGACGACTACTGGAAGCGGCGCAGCGAGTTCACCCCTGACGAGTTGGCGGCACTCATGTTGCCGCCGGCCGGGGTCGAACGGTGGATCGTCGACACCGGATTCCAGGGCGATCTCATCACCACCCCGCAGCGACTCACCGAACTCAGCGGCCGTCCGTCCTCTGAAATCCTGCGGCTGGAGCAGCTGGCCCAGGACCTCCTGGAGTCCGGCACCGGCCCCGAGGCGTTTCCCGGGGTCTTCCGGTCCGCCCTCGCCGAAGCGGTTGCCTCGCCGGAGATCGTGGGCACCAAGACGATTGCGGCCTATCGCACATCGTTCGACATCGACTGGTCGCGTCCCACCGATCAGCTGGTGATCGAGCATGCCCGGGAACTGGCCGCCCGTGACTCCCAACGGGTGGACAGTCCGGTGCTGATCGCGTTCGGGGTACACGAGGCCGCCCACCACGGGCTGCCCATCCAGGTCCACGTCGGGTTCGGCGACCGCGACCTCGATCTGCACCGCACCGACCCGATGCTGCTGCTGCCGTTGTTGCGCGCCATGGCGCCGGTTCCGGTGCTGCTGCTGCATTGCTATCCGTTCCACCGCCAGGCCGGTTACCTGGCCCAGGCCTTCGACCACGTGAATTTCGATGTCGGCCTTGCCATCAACTACCTCGGGGCACGCTCGAACGCCGTGGTCTCCGAAGCACTCGAAACCGCGCCGTTCGCCAAACAGCTCTACTCCTCGGACGCCTTCGGCCCACCCGAACTGCACCTGCTCGGCTCGGTGTTGTGGCGCCGCACCATGGGACTCACGCTGGGCGAGTGGGTGCGGACCGGGGACTGCAGCGAGGCCGATGCCATCCGCATCGTCGACATGATCGGCGTGCACAACGCCAACCGGGTCTACTCGCTGTGAACCATGACGCCGCACCGCTTCTCGAAGCGCTGCGCACATTCGTCGAACGCGACCAGGCGCCGCTGTACAGTCCTGGCCACAAGGGCGGGCGCACACTCGACCCCTGGTTCCGCGACCACATCGCAGCCGTCGACCTCAACAATCTGCCCGACACGGACACCCTGCACTGTCCCGAAGGGCCGATCCTCGCCGCCGAACAGCTGATCGCCGATGCCTGGGGCGTCGGGCAGAGTTTCATCCTGGTGCAGGGATCGACCAGCGGGAACATCGCCGTGGCGCTCTCGGCGCTGCGCCCTGGTGAACCCGTGCTGGTTCAGCGCAATGCGCACAAGTCCGTGCTCGCCGGACTCGTGCAGGTCGGTGCGCGCCCGGTCTGGCTGGAACCACGCTGGGATCCGCGGTTCGGGATCGCGCACGGGCTGGATGCCGACGTGGTCGAAAAGGCCTTGGCCACAAGTCAAGCCAAGGCGTTGTGGGCGCTGCACCCGACGTATTACGGCACCACCGCCGACATCGCGGTGCTGGCCGATGTGTGCCGCCGGGCCGGGGCCCGGTTACTGGTCGACGGCGCGCACTCTCCCCACTTCGCGTTCCATCCCGACTTGCCCGTACCGGCCGAGCGGGCCGGTGCGGTGACCACCGTGCAATCGGTGCACAAGGTCTTGTCCGGGCTGAGCCAGGCCGCCGTCCTGCACATCGACCCGGCCGCGCTGGACCCGGTGACGGTGCGGCGGTCGTTGCAGCTCATCCAGACCACGAGCCCGCATTTCGCGATCATGGCCTCGATCGACCTGGCCCGCCGCCAGATGATGTGCGAGGGAACCGAATTGCTCGGCGCGGCACTGGACCGCGCTCGCCGGGTAGCGGCCAGGTTGGAGAACATCCGGGGCCTGCGGGTGTTGCGACCAGCGGACGCCACCGGAACCGGGACCGGGTTCCATCAGCTCGATGAGACCAAACTGCTGATCGGTACCCGTGACCTGGCGGCCGATGCCCGCGACATCGTCGAGCGCCTCAACCGGGTGCACGGCGTCCAGCCCGAACTCAGCGGTGCCGGACATGTGCTGTGTATCAGCACCATCGGCAACACCGACACCGACATGGACCGCCTCGCCGAGGGGTTCGCCGAAGTGGCCGCCTGGGCCGGACATGCGACCGCGGGCCCGGGCGGTGACGACGACACCCTGATCGCCGACCTGATCGCGCATCGCGCCGAGACCGTACTGACCCCGAGGGAAGCGTTCTTCGCCGACACCGAGACGGTGCCGCCGGCCCACGCCACCGACCGCGTCGCCGCCGAGGCCATCACGCCCTACCCGCCGGGTGTCCCCTTGGTCATGCCGGGCGAACGGCTGACCGCCGACGTCATCACGCTGCTGCGCGCGCTACGCGGGGCCGGCAATCCGATCAGCGCGTCGGATCCGAGCCTCGAGGTCGTCACCGTCGTGCGGTAACCGGTACTAGCAGTGCACCCCGCCCTTGGCGTCGGCATTGCGCTGCACCGCGGCATCCACGGCTGCCTGGTTCAGCTGACCGTCGGCCAGTGCCTTCTCGAGGCCGTCCAGGACCGCGGGCACCTCGTCGGTGGTGATCCACAGTGCGTTGTCGGCCCCGGCCTGCAATGCCTTGAGCACCGCCGCCGCCACGCCATAGCGCTGGTTGATCGCCGCCATGCTCGAGAGGTCGTCGGTGTAGATGACACCGTTGAAGCCGGGTCCGCCGTAGTTGCCCGAGCGCAACAGGTCATAAGCCGCGGGGCTGAGGCTTGCCGGATCCGCTCCGGTCAGGCCGGGCACCTCCAGGTGCCCGACCATCACCGCGACCGGAGGCTGCGTGGTCAGGGTCCGGTAGGGCACGAGGTCGTTGTTCTGCAGCTCGGCCAGGGGCGGCGTGGTGACGGCGCCCGCGGTGTGCGAGTCGCCCGAGCCGTGGCCGTGGCCCGGGAAGTGCTTGAGCACCGGCAGCACGCCGGCATCCCGCAGCCCGCGGGCGTAGGCACCGGCGTATTCGGTGACCTTGGCCGGGTCATCGCCGAAGGACCGGTCACCGATGACGGTGTCGTCGGCATCCGAGGTGACGTCGACGACGGGCGCGAAGTCGACGGTGATCCCGAGATCGCGCATCTTCTTCCCGCGCTCGAGCGCGATGCCGTACACCTCGTCGACAGACTTGGTCTGGGCCAGTACCCGTGCCGACGGCTGCTCGCCGATCAACGAGGCCAGCCGCGACACCCGGCCGCCTTCCTCGTCGACGGTGACCGCGAGCGGCAACGGGCCGGCGGCCGAGATATCGGGCAGGGAGCCGTCGGTGAGCATCGACAGGTCGGTCCAGCTGCCGATCATGATGCCGCCGACGTGCTGCTCGGACACCACGGAACGGGCGTCGGCCGCGTCTTTGATGCCGACGGTCAGCAGCTGCGCCAGCTTGTCGCGGGGTGACAGGCTGGCCAGATCACACACCGGCGCTGCCGGCATCGGCGCGTGGGTGGACATCGGCTTCGTGTCCGAGGATTGGGACTCCGGCGCCTGGGTGCTCGGAGAGCAGGCCAGCAACAGACCGGACAACGCTGCGAAAGTTGCGACGAGACGCGGTGAAGCCATGGGCCCCGACCTTAGCCGCTGAGCAAGCGGTAATCGATTCTCCGCGTGTCGACCCAGGTCCACCTCCCAGGGATCCGGGGTGTCGCCATGCTAGGTTGGCCGGGTGAATCGGTTCGTCGTACCCTCCGCGGCCAGCATTGTCGTCGGCCTGCTGTTGGGGGCGGCTGCCGTCTTCGGTGTGACGCTAATGGTGCAGCAGGACACGAAGCCTCCGCTGCAAGCGGGCGACCCTGCGTCATCGGTGCTCAACAGGGTCGAGTACGGCGACCGGTCCTAGCTTGGATGTGCCGCTGACGCGGCGGGCAGCTGACTCGCCACTGTCGCGGCGCTGGTTGTGGGTGGTCGCCGCGGCGACACTGCTCCTGACTTTCGCCCAGTCGCCCGGAGAGATTTCACCCGATACCAAGCTCGACCTCACCGCGAATCCGCAGCGGTTCCTGGCGCGCGCGTTCAATCTGTGGAACAGCGACCTGCCGTTCGGGCAGGCGCAGAACCAGGCCTACGGCTACCTCTTTCCACACGGCACCTTCTTCCTGGCCGGTGATCTGCTCGGAATTCCGGGCTGGGTGACCCAGCGACTGTGGTGGGCTCTGCTGCTGACCGTGGGTTTCTGGGGCGTCATCAGGGTCGCGGAGGCACTGGGCATCGGCAGTTCCAGTTCACGCGTGCTCGGTGCGCTCGCCTTCACGCTGTCACCGCGGGTGCTGACCACACTGGGCGCGATCTCGTCGGAGACGCTGCCGGTGATGCTGGCACCGTGGGTGCTGCTGCCGGTCATCCTGGCGTTCCGGGGAGCCGCCCCGGCGGCGACATCCGGTCAAGGCGACCGGAGCCTACGGATGTTGGCCGCCCGGTCCGCGGGCGCGGTGGCGCTCATGGGTGCGGTGAACGCGGTCGCCACCTTGACCGGGTGTCTCGCCGCAATCATCTGGTGGGCCTGCCACCGGCCGAACCGGTTGTGGTGGCGATTCACCGCATGGTGGGCGCTGTGCGGGGCTCTGGCCGTCACCTGGTGGGTGGTGGCGCTGCTGCTGCTGGGCCGGATCAGCCCGCCGTTCCTGGACTTCATCGAATCCTCGGGCGTCACCACACAGTGGATGTCGCTGACCGAGATGCTGCGCGGTACCCACACCTGGACCCCGTTCGTGGCGTCCACCGCCACTGCGGCGGCCTCGCTCGTGACGAGCACCGTCGCGGTGCTGGCCACCACACTGGTGGCAGCCGCCGGACTGGCCGGACTCGCGTTGCGCTCCATGCCCGCGCGGGGCCGGCTGATCACCATGCTGCTGATCGGTGTGGTGCTGCTGGCCCTCGGCTACTCCGGCGGGCTGGGCTCACCGGTCGGGGCGGCCGTTCAGGACTTCCTGGACGGGACCGGCACGCCGCTGCGCAACCTGGCCAAGCTCGATCCGGTGCTGCGACTGCCGCTGGCACTGGGCCTGGCTCATCTGCTGGGGCGGATTCCGCTGCCAGGAAGCGCGCCTCGGATCGTGTGGGTGCGAGCCTTCTCCCGGCCCGAACGCGACAAGCGGATCGCGGTGGCGATCGTGGTGCTCGCCGCCCTGGCCGCCGGGACCTCGATCGCCTGGACGGGCCGCATCGCGCCTGCCGGAACGTTCACCGCGATCCCGCAGTACTGGCACGACACCGCGGACTGGCTGGATGCGCACAACACCGAGCGGGGCCGGGTCCTGGTCGCCCCCGGCGCCCCGTTCGCCACCCAGACCTGGGGCAATAGCCACGACGAGCCACTGCAGGTGCTCGGATCCAGTCCGTGGGGTGTGCGCGATTCGATACCGCTGACGCCGCCAGAGACGATCCGCGCCCTCGATTCGGTGCAGCGGTTGTTCGCCGCCGGCCGACCCTCCGCGGGACTGGCCGACACCCTTGCCCGGCAAGGCATTTCCTACGTGGTGGTGCGCAACGACCTGGATCCCGACGTATCCCGTTCGGCCCGCCCGGTATTGGTGCACCGCTCATTGGAGGGATCGCGCGGGCTCACCAAAGTCGCCGAGTTCGGCGACTCGACAGGGCCG includes these proteins:
- a CDS encoding glutamine synthetase family protein — translated: MPASITSRTEELRARGVEIVAGSLTDLAGVTRAKYVPLQRLSTFEKSGMGVSPSWSVFCVDSGIAFTPDIGVVGDLRIRIDPADMRVIDNGVAWAPAGLYDQHGNPAPLCTRSLLAGIERGATDRGLNVLAGAELEFTLLSADGDHASAGPWSPYGMRTSLDRSGFLVDLAVAAEQAGLEIEQLHTEYGHDQVEVSLAPARPVAVADSVVLARIVIGRVAARHGLKVSFSPVPFEGEAGNGAHLHLSLGDADGPLLSGGEGPHGLREAGESAIAGILDGLPDLLGIYAGSTLSAARLKPGNWAGATKCWGLENREAAVRFVAATPGNPHGANVELKIIDPSANPYLAAAALLGSALRGIDKTLPLPVEVTDDPAASASQPLPTDHREVIETLESSSLAADLLTPAVVEGLSAVRRHELTTYGDRPLAETCQALRLAWSC
- a CDS encoding DUF2613 domain-containing protein, which produces MNRFVVPSAASIVVGLLLGAAAVFGVTLMVQQDTKPPLQAGDPASSVLNRVEYGDRS
- a CDS encoding aminotransferase class I/II-fold pyridoxal phosphate-dependent enzyme, translated to MNHDAAPLLEALRTFVERDQAPLYSPGHKGGRTLDPWFRDHIAAVDLNNLPDTDTLHCPEGPILAAEQLIADAWGVGQSFILVQGSTSGNIAVALSALRPGEPVLVQRNAHKSVLAGLVQVGARPVWLEPRWDPRFGIAHGLDADVVEKALATSQAKALWALHPTYYGTTADIAVLADVCRRAGARLLVDGAHSPHFAFHPDLPVPAERAGAVTTVQSVHKVLSGLSQAAVLHIDPAALDPVTVRRSLQLIQTTSPHFAIMASIDLARRQMMCEGTELLGAALDRARRVAARLENIRGLRVLRPADATGTGTGFHQLDETKLLIGTRDLAADARDIVERLNRVHGVQPELSGAGHVLCISTIGNTDTDMDRLAEGFAEVAAWAGHATAGPGGDDDTLIADLIAHRAETVLTPREAFFADTETVPPAHATDRVAAEAITPYPPGVPLVMPGERLTADVITLLRALRGAGNPISASDPSLEVVTVVR
- a CDS encoding glycoside hydrolase family 3 N-terminal domain-containing protein — its product is MASPRLVATFAALSGLLLACSPSTQAPESQSSDTKPMSTHAPMPAAPVCDLASLSPRDKLAQLLTVGIKDAADARSVVSEQHVGGIMIGSWTDLSMLTDGSLPDISAAGPLPLAVTVDEEGGRVSRLASLIGEQPSARVLAQTKSVDEVYGIALERGKKMRDLGITVDFAPVVDVTSDADDTVIGDRSFGDDPAKVTEYAGAYARGLRDAGVLPVLKHFPGHGHGSGDSHTAGAVTTPPLAELQNNDLVPYRTLTTQPPVAVMVGHLEVPGLTGADPASLSPAAYDLLRSGNYGGPGFNGVIYTDDLSSMAAINQRYGVAAAVLKALQAGADNALWITTDEVPAVLDGLEKALADGQLNQAAVDAAVQRNADAKGGVHC
- a CDS encoding APC family permease, yielding MTTSATADSDQLPHRRLPFWVALALSVATVGPTLAMSGNGQGLIGTVGKAIPLVFLIGLVGVALVGYSFVRLTRHLNHAGSAYALVGGTVGPRAGFFSGFAMLGAYVGFSIGTLALTAAFTNAFIAQLQPGNDNPYQVPWLVIVVIGAVISFALAGRDIRVLAKILLGIEGIGIVAMIVLVIAIFAQGGAPTTGFDFSVFSFSGSGVSPSAVLSGVVAAFLSWAGFEACASMGEETDNPGRNIPRALGGTLILTGVLFVVVMFAQVIGFGTDEAGLAAFQGSGNTLGDLGSSYIGQWFSLLIIFTATVAAFGCHMATAATSGRMLFAFGRDGFGPKSLAHIHEATGGPRRATWLVVGLALVVDVICGLLDWPDMGTGNDAIDTYFLFAVAGSVCLMVCYLLVEIAAAWFVGAPRFVGVHGGQDKVLGLALPLLGAVVIAVVLWFNVKDAETWTAAPLLGLYWCVVGLVIALAASGIAKRVGESLTAELALTPPVEVG
- a CDS encoding aspartate aminotransferase family protein → MSTLYARDEAAIAGIEKLRFFPLEVVSGHGCTLVTPDGRDLLDLSATWTASGLGHGHPAVAEAVSRAVRSAPGAGGLSAVHPDSVGLAEDLLGLVPGSGERRVYLGHAGSDANDVALRACRHATGRRTVLAFEHSYHGGVGIAMGVSGVHVDAGVTPDPDVAFLPYPNPFRPSAGDVAADVAACLKLADHHLATGAIACLIVEPILSDGGLVVPPDGFLAELHALCRRRAVPMICDEVKMGLGRPGTLHAFEHDGVVPDIVTFGKVLGGGLPLSAAVGPAELLDEPAASALLTTAGNPVCTAAGRAVLATITGEQLPERAAKVGAVLQDALRALDSELIGDVRGRGLAIGLELVDPATGEPDPRLAAQVSYRAWELGAVVYYVGGNVLEITPPLVLSEDEAHRAAEILGAAIADTAAGRVDAEEVARYAGW
- a CDS encoding amidohydrolase family protein — its product is MPDGDIAGPMIDVFDGVHGAVPDALAEHLRRIRLIDHHVHGTFHKPVDRAGFEASINEGSTDPIPDFMTQFDSPLGLSIRRWCAPVLGLPAHADADDYWKRRSEFTPDELAALMLPPAGVERWIVDTGFQGDLITTPQRLTELSGRPSSEILRLEQLAQDLLESGTGPEAFPGVFRSALAEAVASPEIVGTKTIAAYRTSFDIDWSRPTDQLVIEHARELAARDSQRVDSPVLIAFGVHEAAHHGLPIQVHVGFGDRDLDLHRTDPMLLLPLLRAMAPVPVLLLHCYPFHRQAGYLAQAFDHVNFDVGLAINYLGARSNAVVSEALETAPFAKQLYSSDAFGPPELHLLGSVLWRRTMGLTLGEWVRTGDCSEADAIRIVDMIGVHNANRVYSL
- a CDS encoding class II glutamine amidotransferase — its product is MCRLLGVVSAQPISVFDAVGAHVLKDFVALTKVHGDGWGVARTEQAGQAPGVAVSPGSALDDPAFAAAVAGPAAVASVVHLRWATNGLAVEPRNSHPFVADGIAMAHNGSIKPAGPLDELLDPDVAASLRGTTDSERYFGIIRQHRRAAPDLAEAVRRAVAQLRPLYPEASLNALVLGEGQLIAVHAHAHSYLPDDDVEEITAADLPTEHLEDYFALRWARPADGTLVVGSTGFGDLDWQALPPESVTAISMSDLSITSVPVMAD